Proteins from a single region of Chryseobacterium sp. T16E-39:
- a CDS encoding peptide MFS transporter, with protein MKTKHPKGLPFLFFTEMWERFGYYLILGIFVLYAIEPTGLKGGLGLPDKTADDIFGTYIALTYLTPFIGGFLADRVLGYIKSIYLGGILMAAGYIGMGVFKDLPLFYGSLALIIIGNGFFKPTISTLLGNLYSEEPYKANKDSGYNIFYMGINIGAFICNIIAAFMRNKFGWGEAFIAAGVGMLIGMIIFTIGRKHYIHAAQMKPVQEGDTKLSEILLKVFLPAVIAGAIGWSIPNNIFGSDSTDAFIFACIPVIYFYASLYFKAKPEEKTSIGALLSVFLISMFFWAVFKQNGTALTRWANYYTDRSVPASVEKPLEKIYMVDGKSYKDKEVPVYDDQYQSQKDKDGKTIKTMGKDVYFKNISPAQRAELEKNPEKQVFLYNTELFQSINPFWVIALTPLIVGFWALLRRKGKEPLTPTKIVIGLFITGLSCLVMVLAVIAGDNGSVKVSPWWLIAGYGVVTVGELCLSPMGLSFVSKLSPQRITALMMGGFFLANSVGNKLSGILASTWYNYDNKVNYFLVNFALLIFATLLGLSMLKRLNRIMKEKGH; from the coding sequence ATGAAGACTAAACATCCTAAAGGCCTGCCTTTTCTCTTTTTTACTGAAATGTGGGAACGTTTCGGGTATTATTTAATTCTCGGAATTTTTGTATTGTATGCCATTGAACCAACAGGTTTAAAAGGAGGTCTTGGACTTCCAGACAAAACTGCTGATGATATTTTCGGAACTTACATTGCATTGACCTATCTAACCCCTTTTATTGGTGGTTTTTTAGCAGACAGAGTTTTAGGATACATCAAATCTATCTATTTAGGAGGAATCTTAATGGCGGCAGGATATATAGGAATGGGAGTTTTTAAAGACTTACCATTATTCTATGGGTCTTTAGCATTAATTATTATTGGAAATGGCTTTTTTAAACCTACCATTTCTACACTTTTAGGAAATCTATATTCAGAGGAGCCTTATAAGGCCAATAAAGATTCAGGCTACAATATTTTCTATATGGGAATAAATATTGGAGCATTTATATGCAATATTATTGCTGCTTTTATGCGTAATAAATTCGGATGGGGTGAAGCTTTTATTGCTGCGGGAGTAGGAATGCTTATTGGTATGATCATTTTTACGATTGGAAGGAAACATTACATTCATGCCGCTCAGATGAAGCCGGTACAAGAAGGGGATACCAAACTTTCCGAAATCCTACTGAAGGTTTTCTTACCTGCAGTTATTGCCGGAGCAATAGGCTGGTCTATTCCAAACAATATTTTTGGAAGCGATAGTACAGATGCATTTATTTTTGCATGTATTCCTGTTATCTACTTCTATGCTTCCCTTTATTTTAAAGCAAAACCGGAAGAGAAAACTTCTATTGGGGCTTTGTTGTCTGTATTCTTAATCAGCATGTTCTTCTGGGCAGTTTTTAAACAAAATGGGACTGCGTTGACACGTTGGGCCAATTATTACACTGACAGAAGTGTTCCTGCTTCTGTAGAAAAACCTCTTGAGAAGATTTACATGGTTGACGGGAAAAGCTATAAAGACAAAGAAGTTCCTGTATACGATGATCAGTATCAGTCTCAAAAAGATAAAGATGGGAAAACTATAAAAACAATGGGTAAGGATGTTTACTTTAAAAATATCTCCCCTGCCCAACGTGCGGAACTAGAGAAAAATCCGGAGAAACAAGTTTTCTTATACAATACCGAACTGTTTCAGTCTATTAATCCGTTTTGGGTCATTGCCCTAACGCCTTTGATCGTTGGATTCTGGGCATTATTAAGGAGAAAAGGAAAGGAACCTTTGACACCTACAAAAATTGTTATAGGGTTATTTATTACGGGACTATCCTGTTTGGTAATGGTTTTAGCAGTTATAGCCGGAGATAATGGAAGTGTAAAGGTTTCTCCCTGGTGGCTGATCGCAGGTTATGGTGTGGTTACCGTAGGTGAACTCTGCCTCTCTCCAATGGGGTTATCTTTTGTTTCAAAGCTTTCCCCCCAAAGAATCACGGCTTTAATGATGGGAGGATTCTTCCTGGCCAACTCGGTGGGAAATAAACTTTCGGGAATATTAGCGAGTACGTGGTATAATTATGATAATAAGGTTAATTATTTCCTTGTCAATTTTGCTTTATTAATTTTTGCAACATTATTAGGCCTCTCTATGTTAAAAAGATTAAACAGGATCATGAAAGAAAAAGGACATTAA
- a CDS encoding S9 family peptidase — protein MKKILLSLAVLTALQHVSAQEITLDKIYSGYYRGKNIAGITSMKNGENYLVIEQGGIAKYAYKNSQKEGNIVDGQFESYEFSDDESKILLLKESQPIYRHSFLGKFEVKDLKSGKVISINDGKTVQEPRFSPDASKLAFIVDNNLFFQDLNSGKITQITTDGKKNSILNGLADWVYEEEFGHARQFEWTKNSDAIVFVKSDESQVPEIYIPIYGKSLYPTEMRYKYPKAGEKNSVVSAQLYRLDSGKTIPLNLGSFKNYYIPNVFQTAKADEIVLITSERIQNASDVLKVNTKTGAVQKLFTETDEKWIDTDSPTLEFLEDDSFLWGSERDGHRHLYWYDQDGKLKKQVTKGNWEVTDYYGYNPKSKEIFIQTTEKGSINKVVSKVNIENGKSQLISNAEGNNAANFSKNYNYFIETSSTASKPYTFVLKDGNGKTVKELQNNNDQLQKLKADNFVDKEFITIPNAVGDQMNAWVMKPKNFDPNKKYPLFMYQYSGPGSQQVANSWDQGNAIWFNHLVQKGYIVACVDGRGTGYKGAKFKKVTYMNLGKYEIEDQITAAKWFGNQSYIDKSRIGMFGWSFGGYMTSLAITKGADVFKVGIAVAPVTNWRYYDSVYTERFLRTPQENADGYDKNSPTEYANLLKGKLLLIHGTADDNVHFQNSMEFSEALIQNKKQFDFMAYPDKNHGIYGGQTRPQLYQKMTDFILNNL, from the coding sequence ATGAAAAAAATACTCTTAAGTCTTGCTGTTCTTACAGCACTTCAACATGTATCGGCACAGGAAATCACTTTAGATAAAATATATTCCGGATATTACCGTGGGAAAAACATTGCGGGAATTACTTCTATGAAAAACGGAGAAAACTATCTGGTTATTGAACAGGGAGGTATTGCTAAATATGCTTATAAAAATTCTCAGAAAGAAGGAAATATTGTAGACGGACAATTTGAAAGTTATGAATTTTCAGATGATGAATCTAAGATCCTTTTACTAAAAGAGAGTCAACCTATCTACAGACATTCTTTTCTTGGGAAGTTTGAAGTAAAAGACCTTAAGTCAGGAAAGGTCATTTCTATTAACGATGGAAAAACAGTTCAGGAGCCAAGGTTCTCACCTGATGCTTCAAAATTGGCATTCATTGTTGATAACAATCTGTTTTTCCAAGATCTGAATTCAGGAAAGATCACTCAGATTACAACTGACGGAAAGAAAAACTCGATTCTTAATGGATTGGCAGATTGGGTATATGAGGAAGAATTTGGCCACGCAAGACAGTTTGAATGGACTAAAAATTCAGATGCTATCGTTTTTGTAAAATCAGATGAAAGCCAGGTTCCTGAAATATACATTCCTATTTACGGAAAATCGTTGTACCCTACGGAAATGCGTTATAAGTATCCTAAAGCAGGAGAAAAAAATTCTGTTGTATCCGCACAGCTATATCGTCTTGATTCCGGGAAAACAATTCCTTTAAACCTAGGCTCATTTAAAAATTATTACATCCCGAATGTTTTCCAGACTGCAAAAGCTGACGAAATTGTATTAATTACTTCCGAAAGAATTCAGAATGCTTCGGATGTCCTTAAAGTAAATACAAAAACAGGAGCTGTTCAGAAATTATTTACAGAAACCGACGAAAAATGGATCGATACTGACAGTCCAACACTTGAATTCCTTGAGGATGATTCTTTCCTTTGGGGGTCAGAAAGAGACGGACATCGTCATTTGTATTGGTACGATCAGGATGGTAAGCTAAAAAAACAAGTAACAAAAGGAAATTGGGAGGTAACAGACTATTATGGTTACAATCCAAAATCTAAAGAAATATTTATTCAGACTACTGAGAAAGGAAGCATTAATAAGGTCGTTTCAAAAGTGAATATTGAAAATGGAAAATCACAATTGATTTCCAATGCCGAGGGAAATAACGCTGCAAATTTCAGTAAAAATTATAATTATTTTATTGAAACTTCTTCGACAGCCTCAAAACCATACACCTTTGTCTTAAAAGATGGAAATGGAAAGACAGTAAAAGAACTTCAGAACAATAATGACCAACTTCAGAAATTAAAGGCTGATAATTTCGTAGACAAAGAATTCATCACCATTCCAAATGCTGTAGGCGACCAAATGAATGCGTGGGTAATGAAACCTAAGAACTTTGATCCCAATAAAAAGTATCCCCTGTTTATGTATCAATATTCAGGACCGGGATCTCAACAGGTTGCCAATTCCTGGGATCAGGGAAATGCGATATGGTTTAATCATTTGGTTCAAAAGGGATATATCGTAGCTTGTGTAGACGGGCGTGGAACTGGTTATAAAGGAGCAAAATTCAAGAAAGTAACCTACATGAATTTAGGAAAATACGAAATTGAAGATCAGATCACCGCAGCAAAGTGGTTTGGAAACCAATCTTATATTGATAAAAGCAGAATCGGAATGTTCGGATGGAGCTTTGGTGGATATATGACAAGTTTAGCGATTACAAAAGGAGCTGATGTATTCAAAGTAGGAATTGCAGTTGCTCCCGTTACAAACTGGAGGTATTATGATTCAGTGTATACCGAAAGATTCCTAAGAACACCACAGGAAAATGCTGATGGATATGATAAAAATTCTCCTACAGAATACGCAAATCTATTGAAAGGAAAATTACTGTTAATCCACGGTACAGCTGATGACAATGTACATTTCCAGAACTCTATGGAATTCTCTGAAGCCTTAATTCAAAATAAAAAACAGTTTGATTTCATGGCATATCCGGATAAAAACCACGGAATATATGGCGGACAAACCAGACCTCAATTATATCAAAAAATGACAGATTTTATTTTGAATAATTTATAA
- a CDS encoding DUF6496 domain-containing protein, with translation MSKTKYSDKAQDKVGKVMHEFKEGTLKSSSGKKVTSKKQAVAIGISEAREKGLKVPKKKKD, from the coding sequence ATGAGCAAGACAAAATATTCTGATAAAGCTCAGGACAAAGTAGGAAAAGTAATGCACGAATTCAAGGAGGGTACATTGAAGTCCTCTTCTGGAAAAAAAGTGACGAGCAAGAAACAGGCTGTTGCTATAGGGATTTCTGAAGCAAGAGAAAAAGGCTTAAAAGTACCTAAAAAGAAAAAAGATTGA
- the glgP gene encoding alpha-glucan family phosphorylase — protein sequence MDFKNFKIPFNINPQYSKKVAYFSMEFALEQVLKIYSGGLGFLAGSHMRSAYNLKQDFIGIGILWKFGYYDQARNHDQTLQPVWTKKMYSFLEDTGIKFQIEIHSAPVWVKVWYLDPEIFNTAPMFFLSTDVPENDHVSKTICHKLYDANESTKLAQYILLGKGGAQLLDEMNLERDIYHLNEAHALPAAFHLLKKYNGDLNKVKEKLVFTTHTPEEAGNEKHNLKLCYDMSYFSGFSMEEAKNIEGSDDDRFNHSLCALKMAMVANGVSQLHGVVSRAMWNKYPGICEIKSITNAQEFKYWADKRLYNSKDENDDDAFDYRKKYLKKRLFKIVADQTGNLFNPNIFTIVWARRFAGYKRADLLLHDKDRFYKLLNNPKYPVQIIWAGKPYPMDYSAISTFNTLVEESKNHKNMAVLTGYELALSKSLKQGSDLWLNNPRVPREASGTSGMTAAMNGSVNLSTDDGWIPEFARHTINSFVVPKIDYMNMSIYEQDNYDLNKLYEILENEILPTYYDNPSGWRKIQYHSMDDVKSQFNSDRMADEYYHVIYNYRG from the coding sequence ATGGATTTTAAAAACTTTAAAATACCTTTCAACATCAATCCTCAATATTCTAAAAAAGTTGCTTATTTTTCAATGGAATTTGCTCTTGAGCAGGTTTTAAAAATATACTCCGGCGGACTTGGTTTCCTGGCAGGTTCACATATGAGAAGCGCTTACAATTTAAAACAGGATTTTATCGGAATAGGAATACTGTGGAAATTCGGATATTATGACCAGGCAAGAAATCACGACCAGACTTTACAGCCAGTCTGGACAAAAAAAATGTACAGTTTCCTTGAAGATACAGGAATAAAATTTCAGATTGAAATTCACAGTGCCCCGGTCTGGGTAAAAGTTTGGTATCTGGATCCCGAAATTTTCAATACAGCACCTATGTTCTTCCTTTCTACAGATGTTCCTGAAAATGATCATGTTTCAAAAACCATTTGCCATAAATTATATGATGCCAATGAATCGACCAAGCTGGCCCAATATATCCTGTTAGGAAAAGGAGGTGCTCAATTACTTGATGAAATGAATCTCGAAAGGGATATCTACCACCTTAACGAAGCACACGCGCTTCCCGCAGCCTTTCATTTACTGAAAAAATACAATGGAGATTTAAATAAAGTAAAAGAAAAATTAGTCTTTACAACACATACTCCCGAAGAAGCAGGAAATGAAAAGCATAATTTAAAACTATGCTATGATATGTCTTATTTTTCAGGTTTTAGCATGGAAGAAGCAAAAAACATTGAGGGCTCGGACGATGACCGCTTCAACCACTCTCTTTGTGCCCTGAAGATGGCCATGGTTGCCAATGGAGTTTCCCAGCTGCATGGTGTTGTTTCAAGAGCAATGTGGAATAAATATCCCGGGATTTGTGAAATAAAATCAATTACCAATGCTCAGGAGTTTAAATACTGGGCAGATAAACGTCTCTATAATTCTAAAGATGAAAATGATGATGATGCATTTGATTACAGAAAAAAATATTTAAAAAAGAGGCTTTTTAAGATCGTTGCTGATCAAACCGGGAATCTATTCAATCCAAATATTTTCACCATTGTATGGGCGAGAAGATTTGCTGGCTACAAAAGAGCTGATTTACTTTTACACGACAAAGACAGATTTTATAAGTTATTAAATAATCCTAAATATCCGGTTCAGATTATTTGGGCTGGAAAACCTTATCCAATGGATTATTCCGCCATTTCAACTTTCAACACTTTAGTAGAAGAAAGTAAAAACCATAAAAACATGGCTGTATTAACGGGTTATGAACTTGCTTTAAGCAAATCATTAAAACAGGGTTCTGATCTTTGGCTCAATAATCCAAGAGTTCCAAGAGAAGCATCAGGAACTTCAGGAATGACTGCAGCAATGAATGGTTCTGTAAACCTATCAACTGATGATGGTTGGATTCCGGAATTCGCCAGACACACCATAAATTCTTTTGTTGTTCCGAAGATTGACTATATGAATATGAGCATTTACGAGCAGGATAATTATGATTTGAATAAATTATATGAAATTCTAGAAAATGAAATCCTGCCAACTTATTATGACAATCCGAGCGGCTGGAGAAAAATTCAATACCATTCTATGGATGATGTCAAAAGCCAGTTCAATAGTGACCGTATGGCAGATGAATATTATCATGTAATTTATAATTATAGGGGATAA
- a CDS encoding gliding motility-associated C-terminal domain-containing protein, with translation MRKNLLIAFLFLSQIVFSQADCSSALSVCGNSSITYSPLGIGAVNESLGGCLITGEHNSIWYKITIATGGTLTFDLIPNDPDADYDWAIYGPNVACGSLGAPIRCNAATVIGPGPSTGLNMTSTILDAPGGSLTPYCKYLDVLPGQSYYLYIDNWVGPASTTMAPFSLTWGGTAALASPFTDPAIQPHPFIPPGIPAANPADPREVIICTDPAIFDFSTLTAGILNANPNFLISYHTSQNEALSGANPILTPITVNTTSIYYYSIHYQDPANPSNPINSCRQVGTFKFKQGNITGNNVSLFACNNNNAGTATFDLTTAAVFSDPTAIKKYYPTMNDLNAGTNEILTPTAYISAEGTVYVKIISQLGCIGTGQIYLKFYPVVIVNEATLRSCFIEGNPSTASFNLTAASVTTQAPVTKKYYPSLTDAINGTNEITTPTAYIAPNGVIYIRVSNSNNCFAVAKVTLIVLSPVKSTVLVDKTICMEDTTTLDAGPGFASYLWSTGATTQAITGVTVGTYWVKLKTGDCITTQEVKVYPTEQPVINSIDISTNTITVTVNGGTPPYKYSLDNINWQDSNVFNNIPRGDSHIYVKDVYDCDPIDITVTVPNLINVITPNSDGINDMIDYSALAHKQNLILNIFDRYGNKVHQADKTNGYKWDGTTNGSKKVPTGTYWYSVTWNENDKKNTPIKFSSWIMVKNRE, from the coding sequence ATGAGGAAAAATCTACTTATTGCTTTTTTGTTTTTATCACAAATTGTATTTTCTCAGGCAGATTGTTCATCGGCATTATCCGTTTGCGGAAATTCGAGCATTACCTATTCTCCTTTGGGAATTGGAGCCGTTAACGAAAGTTTAGGAGGGTGTTTAATCACAGGTGAGCACAATTCAATATGGTATAAAATTACGATTGCCACAGGGGGAACGCTTACTTTCGACCTGATTCCGAATGACCCTGATGCAGATTATGACTGGGCAATTTACGGGCCTAATGTTGCCTGCGGAAGTCTCGGAGCTCCAATACGTTGCAATGCTGCAACTGTAATTGGGCCAGGGCCATCTACAGGATTGAATATGACAAGTACTATTTTAGATGCTCCGGGAGGTTCGCTTACTCCTTATTGCAAATATCTAGATGTTTTACCGGGTCAAAGCTATTATTTATATATAGACAATTGGGTGGGACCAGCGAGTACTACAATGGCACCATTTTCCTTAACCTGGGGTGGGACGGCTGCATTAGCATCTCCATTTACAGATCCGGCAATACAGCCTCATCCATTTATTCCTCCCGGGATTCCTGCTGCAAATCCTGCTGATCCAAGAGAGGTGATTATATGTACTGATCCTGCTATTTTTGATTTCAGTACTTTAACAGCAGGTATTTTAAATGCAAATCCAAATTTCCTGATAAGCTATCATACGTCACAAAATGAAGCTCTTTCCGGTGCCAACCCTATTTTAACACCGATTACCGTTAATACAACGAGTATCTACTATTATAGCATACATTATCAGGATCCTGCAAATCCTAGTAACCCGATCAATTCCTGCAGACAGGTGGGTACGTTCAAATTTAAACAAGGAAATATAACGGGTAATAATGTTTCTTTATTTGCCTGTAACAACAATAATGCCGGTACAGCAACATTCGATCTCACAACAGCAGCTGTCTTTAGTGATCCTACTGCAATTAAGAAATATTATCCAACAATGAATGATCTTAATGCAGGGACCAATGAAATTTTAACCCCAACGGCATATATATCTGCAGAGGGGACAGTATATGTGAAGATAATTTCTCAACTGGGATGTATTGGGACCGGACAGATCTATCTTAAGTTTTATCCTGTAGTTATAGTCAATGAGGCTACTTTGAGATCTTGTTTCATTGAAGGCAATCCTTCAACAGCGTCCTTTAACCTGACTGCGGCTTCTGTAACGACACAGGCACCTGTGACTAAAAAATACTATCCTTCTCTTACAGATGCAATCAATGGAACAAATGAAATTACAACGCCCACTGCTTATATTGCTCCGAATGGGGTAATTTATATAAGAGTATCCAATTCAAACAATTGTTTCGCTGTAGCAAAAGTTACCTTAATTGTATTGTCTCCGGTAAAATCTACAGTTCTTGTTGATAAGACGATCTGTATGGAAGATACTACGACTCTCGATGCCGGGCCGGGCTTTGCTTCCTACCTTTGGAGTACAGGAGCTACCACTCAGGCAATTACGGGTGTGACGGTAGGAACTTATTGGGTGAAATTAAAAACCGGAGACTGTATTACAACACAGGAGGTAAAAGTGTATCCAACTGAACAGCCCGTTATCAATAGTATAGATATTTCTACGAATACTATAACCGTTACCGTTAATGGTGGAACACCACCTTACAAATACTCATTAGACAATATAAACTGGCAGGATTCCAATGTTTTTAATAATATTCCAAGAGGGGATAGCCATATTTATGTAAAAGACGTTTATGATTGTGATCCTATTGATATTACAGTAACCGTTCCTAATTTAATTAATGTAATCACTCCGAATAGTGATGGAATTAATGACATGATCGATTATTCTGCATTAGCCCATAAGCAAAATTTAATATTAAACATTTTTGACAGATACGGAAATAAAGTCCATCAGGCGGATAAGACAAATGGTTATAAATGGGATGGTACCACCAATGGAAGTAAGAAAGTGCCGACAGGAACCTATTGGTACTCTGTGACCTGGAATGAAAATGATAAGAAAAATACGCCAATCAAATTCTCTAGCTGGATTATGGTGAAAAACAGAGAGTAA
- a CDS encoding DUF1572 family protein, translated as MKELFIKRFHYYKSLGDKSFEQLSEEQMFWQFNEESNSIAVIVKHIAGNMLSRWTHFLTEDGEKQNRNRDEEFINTFKTKQEVIDFWEKGWKCLFDALDLINDENLYTTIYIRGEGHPVIDAVFRQLAHYPYHIGQIVYIAKMITNADWETLSIPRNKSQEFNAEMKKKFEGDELNANSSPVCFENNPEVRDDYKQ; from the coding sequence ATGAAAGAATTATTTATTAAACGATTTCATTATTATAAATCCCTGGGGGATAAATCTTTTGAACAGCTTTCTGAGGAACAAATGTTCTGGCAGTTTAATGAAGAAAGTAATTCAATTGCAGTGATCGTAAAGCACATTGCAGGGAATATGCTTTCAAGATGGACTCACTTTTTAACGGAGGATGGGGAAAAACAGAACCGAAACCGCGATGAAGAGTTTATTAATACTTTTAAAACAAAGCAAGAGGTTATTGATTTCTGGGAGAAAGGCTGGAAGTGTCTTTTTGATGCTTTAGATCTTATTAATGATGAAAATTTATATACTACGATCTATATTCGGGGAGAGGGACATCCGGTAATAGATGCTGTTTTCCGTCAATTGGCTCATTATCCATATCATATTGGACAGATTGTTTACATTGCGAAAATGATCACAAATGCCGATTGGGAAACACTTTCAATACCAAGAAATAAATCTCAGGAATTTAATGCAGAAATGAAAAAAAAATTCGAAGGGGATGAACTTAACGCCAATTCTTCACCGGTTTGTTTTGAAAATAATCCTGAAGTTAGGGACGATTACAAACAATAG